The Triticum aestivum cultivar Chinese Spring chromosome 4B, IWGSC CS RefSeq v2.1, whole genome shotgun sequence sequence GCACATCTTCATATACTCCTATCTTGCCAGAGTGGTAGTCAGAGTTGGCATTGATGCTGGCTGATActtcctccgttccgaattacttgtcgcggaaatggatgtatctagaactaaaaaatgtctagatacatccatttctacgacaagtaattccgaacggagggagtactatttatggAGATTATAGGCGAAGGGGTCAATGACTTGATGAGATTGAAGATCAATGAACAAGATCTTTGCAACTGTGAGTGTTTGAGTGGCAGGCTCAAAGTTGGCGACCGTTAAAGGTTCATCTGGCTTCAAAGAGCGAATTATTTATGCTAGCTGGAGGTTCAGGATCAGAGTTCAACCATTATGGTACAGGATCAGAGTTCAAGTATTTAATGGCACAATGGTCCAAAGCGTTTATGCTAGATGTAGGTCCAGGATCGGAGTTCAACTATTTATGGCACAATAATACATGGTTCAAAGCATATACTTCCTTTTTGCACCTGAACTCTCCCTAAATACTTAATGATTTCCTTTTTGTTGCGAACTCATGGTAACTTGGTGGCTGCAATTTCAACATGAGAATAGGATCATCAAATGTTCTTTCATGTATATGTTCCACTTGATAGGGCCATACAGGCTTGTGGCACCCTATCTGCAGGTTCTTGATGCATGATGCGTTAAGATTTATTCACCAGTCCTAAGATTCTTGACTGACAGATTATAATGCATGTAAGAAACAAGGGTTGTTATCTTTTATCAAGCATTTGCACCTTTATTATACAGCTTTTACTCAGAGTCCTTCATGTTATTCGTTTTTTTCtttataactagcaagatgccatcaagatgcatttgtatgagttgtttatcttgtgagagaaaaggatgaacgagggaaggcctttttgcaaatatggagaggggtgtgggtatctttttgcaaaattgccatagtttccttcctatccgtcagatataaatcggacggcctatattgcaggatggcaggcacaccatcatcaccaactctattttttataagagtagagatgtaGAATAAAGAAGGCAAGGACATAAACCAAGAAAACGCATGTCACATATAAACACATAACAATGGATGTTAGCAATAGTATCTAACTTTTACTCTTTAGCACGTGATTTGGTCTGTTTCCATCACAGAGAGTTTATAGACCAGTTTACCTCTCTCTGTGACGATGCCAGCAATTGATTTATCTTCCCCGGGTTTAACAACCACCAAAGCTCCCACATTGTGCTGTGTCATCTGTTGAGACTCTTTTCGTCACTCAAAACCATAAATATTTCCTACTTATGGAGCAATATGACCACTGGACTAGTAGGGAAATCATACCGATTTGACAGCATCATAGACACTGTCATCAGTGGTGCACCAGAGCCATGATCCATCAGCACTCTTCCCTTTGGACTTCAAAATGTCCGCAACAGTGCTGCTCTCAAATCCACTCTCCTCTATTTGAGCAGGTGATACTGACATGAAGCGCGGGAACACAGCAGGCAGCATAGCAGGCTTCACAACACTGATGTGTTGCAGGACAGCAGATTTGAGCACACTGCCATGTGATCCGATAGCTTGAATTGCTCGCTGCATTTTGTTCTGCGTCAAATCATACATAAAGAAACAATTACTTCATTTCTAACCAAGGGGACAACTGACTTGTGACTTCTTCGATATTAGAAAGAGTAGTATTTTCCTAGTTAGAATGAAGATGTTATAGACAGTTTTTTAAAGTACAGTATTTTTTATGGATAATATAGATCAAACAATATATCTATACGACCGAAAAATTCAATCCGGAAAAAAGATTAGTAAATAATATCATAAGCTGATTATTTCAAGAAGATGAGCTATTAAACAGGCAGCACATGATGTAGGGAAACATTAACTGAATAGAATGTGAAAAGGAGGTGAAGTACATATGGGGAAAAAGATGGGACTTTAGTAATGACATGTAACTCAACTGCCGAAGTTTA is a genomic window containing:
- the LOC123091036 gene encoding CBS domain-containing protein CBSX3, mitochondrial; its protein translation is MQRAIQAIGSHGSVLKSAVLQHISVVKPAMLPAVFPRFMSVSPAQIEESGFESSTVADILKSKGKSADGSWLWCTTDDSVYDAVKSMTQHNVGALVVVKPGEDKSIAGIVTERDYLRKIIVQGRSSKSTKVGDIMTEENKLITVKPETRVLKAMQLMTDKRIRHIPVISGTEMMGMVSIGDVVRAVVSEHKEELNRLNAYIQGGY